In Anguilla rostrata isolate EN2019 chromosome 1, ASM1855537v3, whole genome shotgun sequence, a genomic segment contains:
- the LOC135236951 gene encoding sialoadhesin-like isoform X3, which yields MIEAERLILIGCLLQGALAGKSEVWMPQSIEALSGSCVLIPCRFDIKSNHKNHLKAAAKGLWRKNDPDGRTVFDSSRTGTATKQNEIKGRLIGILEEKNCTTILDHFTTSSSNDYFFRVEGSNGFKFTFSKGVTINAQDYPLKPKLTPERVEVMEGASVSLSCSAAAPCPEFPPNLTWTPRLSDSVNQLQENEDQTKSLSSDLTFTASHLHHGQKITCRALYTLKQGDTQKTSEANLTLSVLYPPKNTSVSVSPSGSVLEGSSVTLTCSSNANPAVQNYTWYKVNGTEMNTVGTGQNLTFNVTESSGSEQYYCEAQNEHGKDNSANVQLNVIYMLQISGSGSCSRTAAEISCSCESRGNPSPSMEWHVSGLRVINSTERVIREEQLGNTGLRSSLTILQSEGDTPTLLCVSTNSLGSASLQLHLPSPQQHSSFGISSLLIGAAAGAGAMMMICLIMQHILKKKRHSQRSGSRMKDSEGLILTDGAAAQDEESIYVNKTMLSGAGAVEKGDEGALHYATVDFSNLPGTGGEHGTGIIRGTSKRTSDYAMIQHKSREEREGGEEEGEEAEEEMRKEGQDELGTEREWAEARGEKEEESRPNLSPQAFVNPEPTEEATYGNICPSRPTKRAQQELQQPPGNPAAEEEQEEQRQEENSAGGQEDIYVDVMSSLTEGNGKGTEESEYAEVRNLQQH from the exons ATGATTGAAGCAGAGAGGTTGATCCTCATTGGCTGCCTGCTGCAAG gtgcCCTGGCAGGAAAGTCTGAAGTCTGGATGCCTCAGAGTATAGAAGCTCTGAGTGGATCCTGTGTGCTGATTCCCTGCAGATTTGATATAAAATCTAATCATAAGAACCATCTGAAAGCTGCGGCTAAAGGACTGTGGAGAAAAAATGACCCCGACGGTAGAACCGTGTTTGATTCCAGCAGAACTGGGACAGCAACTAAACAGAATGAAATTAAAGGAAGATTAATTGGGATACTGGAGGAGAAGAATTGCACCACAATCCTGGATCACTTCACTACATCTTCCAGTAATGATTATTTCTTCAGAGTGGAAGGCTCAAATGGATTCAAGTTCACTTTTTCTAAAGGTGTCACAATTAATGCACAAG ACTATCCACTCAAACCCAAGTTAACCCcagagagggtggaggtgaTGGAGGGGGCCTCCGTGAGTTtgagctgctctgctgcagcccccTGTCCCGAATTCCCCCCAAATCTGACATGGACCCCCAGGCTGAGTGACAGTGTGAATCAACTGCAAGAGAATGAGGATCAAACCAAATCACTGTCTTCAGATCTGACATTCACTGCTTCCCACCTCCACCATGGGCAGAAGATCACCTGCAGGGCACTTTACACACTGAAACAAGGAGACACTCAGAAGACATCTGAGGCCAATCTGACTCTCAGTGTTCTGT ATCCTCCTAAGAACacctcagtgtcagtcagtcccTCTGGTTCAGTGTTAgagggcagctctgtgactctgacctgcagcagtaatgccaacccagcagtgcagaactacacctggtataaaGTGAATGGGACAGAGATGAACACTGTAGGAACTGGACAAAATCTCACCTTCAATGTGACTGAGTCCAGTGGCAGtgaacagtactactgtgaagcacagaatgaaCATGGCAAGGACAACTCAGCAAATGTCCAACTAAACGTGATAT ACATGCTTCAGATCTCTGGCtctgggagctgcagcagaactgcagcagagatcagctgctcctgtgaGAGCCGTGGGAATCCCTCTCCCAGCATGGAGTGGCATGTGTCTGGACTGCGGGTCATTAACTCTACTGAGAGAGTCATCAGAGAGGAGCAGCTGGGGAACACAGGCCTGAGGAGCTCCCTCACCATACTCCAATCAGagggagacacgcccactctCCTCTGCGTCAGCACCAACAGTCTCGGCTCCGccagcctccagctccacctcccgTCTCCACAGCAACACTCGA GTTTCGGCATTTCTTCACTGCTGATTGGTGCAGCTGCCGGTGCTGGTGCCATGATGATGATATGCCTCATAATGCAGCACATTCTAAA GAAGAAGAGACACAGCCAGCGCTCTGGAAGTAGAATGAAGGACAGCGAAGGGCTCATACTGACAGATGGG GCGGCCGCTCAAGATGAGGAATCGATCTACGTCAACAAGACCATGCTGTCGGGCGCGGGTGCGGTGGAAAAGGGGGACGAGGGCGCCCTGCACTATGCCACCGTGGATTTCTCCAATCTTCCCGGCACGGGTGGGGAACACGGAACGGGCATCATTCGGGGCACTTCCAAACGGACGTCCGACTACGCCATGATCCAACACAAAtccagggaagagagagaaggaggagaggaagaaggtgaggaggcagaggaggagatgaGGAAGGAGGGCCAAGATGAGctgggcacagagagggagtgggCCGAGGCGAGGGgcgagaaggaggaggagtctCGGCCGAATCTGAGCCCACAGGCCTTCGTCAACCCTGAGCCCACGGAGGAGGCCACCTACGGGAACATCTGCCCCTCCAGGCCCACTAAGAGGGCACAGCAGGAACTGCAGCAGCCGCCCGGGAACcctgctgcagaggaggagcaggaggagcagcgccAGGAGGAGAACTCAGCAGGAGGCCAGGAGGACATTTACGTGGATGTTATGAGCTCCCTGACGGAGGGTAACGGAAAGGGAACGGAGGAGAGTGAGTACGCCGAGGTCAGGAATCTCCAACAGCATTAA